The Alkalihalophilus pseudofirmus nucleotide sequence GCGTGTCGGCTTTTGTTAACCTGTTTAAAAGAGTTGATTTCCCTGCATTTGTATACCCGACTAAAGCAAGTTGTATAGCAGCATTCTTTTTACGTTTTTCACGATATCTTCCCCTGTGATTAACGACCGCTTCAAGCTGCCGCTCAATTTCATTCATTCTCCTTCTAATATGACGCCGGTCCGTCTCAAGCTGCGTTTCCCCCGGACCTCTTGTTCCGATTCCGCCTCCTTGTCTTGATAGAGCTAGACCTTGTCCAGATAACCTGGGAAGCAGATATTTAAGCTGGGCTAATTCCACTTGCAGCTTACCCTCTCTGGATTTTGCCCGCGAGGCAAATATATCAAGAATCAACTGAGTTCTATCGATAACCGCTATACCGCACTCGGCATGAAGGTTTCTCATTTGACTTGCTTGTAATTCATCATTGAAAATAACAAGATCAGCTTCTGTCTCTTCTATAAGGTGAACAAGCTCCTGCACTTTCCCTTTTCCGACATACGTAGAAGGCTCAACCTTTTCTCTTTTTTGTGTGATCGTTCCTACGACTTTTCCCTTGGCGGTTTTAGCAAGGCTCTCAAGCTCTGCGATCGATTGTTCAAACTCTTCGTCCTCTCGATTCACTTGGCACCCTACAAGTATTACATGCTCTATATCCCTTTGCTTTATATCTTGCATATTTGGCACATCCTCACTTCAACATCATAATCTTATCTAAAAAAGCCAGGCACACACACGCCCGGCCCCTGCTCATTACTTAAGCTTAACATGAGAAGCATCAAAATTAAAATCTTCTTTTTGTAGAGTCACAAGGGATTCACGATCATACAGCCCCTCTTTCAATAACCGAACAGCCTGCATACGAATAGCTTCCTCTATAATATTACGAATATATCTACCATTTGAAAATGTCTTTTCTTGTTCAAGCCTTAATTTCCTCAAATGTTCTTTTACGTGTCTCTTTGCCTCATCCGTAAGCTCATACTCTCTTTCAATCACCATCCTTGCGGCCATCTCAAGCAGCTCTTCTGATGTGTAATTTGGGAAGTCAATTGCAATTGGAAACCGCGATGGGAGTCCTGGATTTAACGAAAGAAAATACTCCATTTCTCTTTGATACCCAGCTAAAATCAACACAAATTCATGCTGTTGGTCTTCCATCGCTTTTACTAGAGTATCGATGGCTTCCTTTCCGAAATCTTTTTCTCCTCCGCGCGACAATGAATAAGCTTCATCAATAAATAATACCCCGCCATTTGCTTTCTTAATGACCTCACGTGTTTTTTGAGCCGTGTGACCAATATATTCCCCTACTAAATCTGCTCTCTCCACTTCAATTAATTGACCTTTCGCTAATACATTCATTTCATGAAAAAAAGAAGCGATCATACGAGCAACCGTTGTCTTTCCCGTCCCTGGATTTCCTTTGAAGATCATATGAAGCACTTGCTTAGAAGCTCTAAGTCCTAATTCTTTTCGTCTTTGATTAATATAGAGCCACGCATAGATTTCT carries:
- the hflX gene encoding GTPase HflX, giving the protein MQDIKQRDIEHVILVGCQVNREDEEFEQSIAELESLAKTAKGKVVGTITQKREKVEPSTYVGKGKVQELVHLIEETEADLVIFNDELQASQMRNLHAECGIAVIDRTQLILDIFASRAKSREGKLQVELAQLKYLLPRLSGQGLALSRQGGGIGTRGPGETQLETDRRHIRRRMNEIERQLEAVVNHRGRYREKRKKNAAIQLALVGYTNAGKSTLLNRLTKADTLEEDQLFATLDPTTRQLHLPSGFSVLMSDTVGFIQDLPTTLVASFRSTLEELKEADLLLHVVDCSHPDYEQHERTVIKLIEELEAHSIPQLLIYNKADQKTDVFIPTHTKDSIIMSAYNEEDLLALKVKIEQALKGMMMPYRSIIKADEGHILAAARQETMIHTQQFDESREAYVIEGHALENTSIYSQLKERLLKES
- the spoVK gene encoding stage V sporulation protein K, encoding MNDRVNTRKNGRINVVLNHKQTQHTNEADSLFKSEQDRQKHEILDRFEKELEEYVGLNEVKRLIKEIYAWLYINQRRKELGLRASKQVLHMIFKGNPGTGKTTVARMIASFFHEMNVLAKGQLIEVERADLVGEYIGHTAQKTREVIKKANGGVLFIDEAYSLSRGGEKDFGKEAIDTLVKAMEDQQHEFVLILAGYQREMEYFLSLNPGLPSRFPIAIDFPNYTSEELLEMAARMVIEREYELTDEAKRHVKEHLRKLRLEQEKTFSNGRYIRNIIEEAIRMQAVRLLKEGLYDRESLVTLQKEDFNFDASHVKLK